The following proteins are co-located in the Ancylothrix sp. D3o genome:
- a CDS encoding bifunctional 2-polyprenyl-6-hydroxyphenol methylase/3-demethylubiquinol 3-O-methyltransferase UbiG codes for MEKHEEMTIAEYQLTAEQYRTGTLDHDVSQNRNALINAMPKNPGKILDVGCGPGRDLLAFKKAGHTVIGLDATPAFVAMAKEYSGCEVWHQSFFNLNLPPATFDGIFANASLIHVPRFSMIKVLQDLRASLVDKGIIVMSMCRGNGEGYSVRPTGYRYVAGWEYETLASCVEQAGLKILEHYYRPSGLPRESQNWLVMVACKVS; via the coding sequence ATGGAAAAACACGAAGAAATGACCATCGCCGAATACCAGTTAACCGCTGAACAATATCGCACCGGCACTCTCGATCACGATGTATCTCAAAACCGCAACGCCTTAATCAACGCCATGCCCAAAAATCCTGGGAAAATTCTTGATGTTGGCTGTGGGCCAGGCAGAGATTTATTAGCCTTTAAAAAAGCCGGTCATACTGTTATCGGATTAGACGCTACCCCCGCCTTTGTAGCGATGGCAAAAGAATATTCGGGCTGCGAAGTTTGGCACCAATCTTTTTTTAATTTAAACTTACCTCCAGCCACCTTTGACGGCATTTTTGCCAATGCTTCCTTAATTCACGTTCCCCGTTTTTCTATGATAAAAGTCTTGCAAGATTTACGCGCCTCATTAGTAGATAAAGGCATCATTGTAATGTCAATGTGTCGGGGAAATGGAGAAGGTTACAGCGTCCGCCCCACCGGCTACCGTTACGTCGCCGGTTGGGAATACGAAACCCTCGCCTCTTGTGTCGAACAAGCAGGGCTTAAAATATTAGAACATTATTACCGGCCTTCCGGCCTGCCCCGTGAATCACAAAATTGGCTAGTCATGGTGGCTTGTAAAGTTTCATAA
- a CDS encoding Rpn family recombination-promoting nuclease/putative transposase, with translation MAYDNTCKYIAERYPQDIARWLLSVETSEIQVLKTELIQEPIRADSVTFLRVLSSILHLEFQTVASSTPPLPFRMLDYWVRLKRQYNCDVQQVVIFLKETTSEVAFTEIYREGSTTHQYRVIRLWEQDPAPFLANPALLPFATLARSNDPETLLSQVAQQVARIESVSERQNIATCAGVLAGLRFEKRLLQQLFRSELMRESVFYQSILEEGLQEGLQQGLERGLQRGLERGLEQGLEQGLQRGQQQEAASLIIRQLGRRFGAVDEQLQKQIQGLSLTKLEDLAEALLDFSQGSDLITWFEQNS, from the coding sequence TTGGCTTACGATAATACCTGTAAATATATCGCAGAAAGATACCCTCAAGATATTGCGCGCTGGTTGCTCTCGGTGGAAACCAGCGAAATTCAGGTTCTTAAGACCGAGTTAATTCAAGAACCGATTCGTGCGGACTCGGTGACTTTTCTGCGAGTTCTTTCTTCAATTCTACACCTAGAATTTCAAACGGTGGCGAGTTCTACCCCTCCGCTTCCATTCCGAATGCTCGATTATTGGGTAAGGCTAAAACGTCAATATAATTGTGATGTTCAACAGGTGGTTATTTTTTTAAAAGAAACAACCTCTGAGGTGGCTTTTACGGAAATTTATCGGGAGGGTAGCACAACTCATCAATATAGAGTTATTCGCCTTTGGGAACAAGATCCTGCACCGTTTTTAGCAAATCCTGCACTGCTGCCCTTTGCCACTTTAGCACGAAGTAATGATCCCGAAACATTGCTTTCTCAAGTGGCCCAACAAGTCGCTAGAATTGAGTCAGTGTCGGAACGCCAGAATATTGCAACTTGTGCCGGAGTTTTGGCCGGTTTGCGGTTTGAAAAAAGATTGCTTCAACAACTATTCAGGAGTGAACTTATGCGCGAATCTGTTTTCTATCAAAGCATTCTCGAAGAAGGACTCCAAGAAGGGCTCCAACAAGGACTCGAACGAGGGCTCCAACGAGGGCTTGAACGAGGACTTGAACAAGGACTTGAACAAGGACTGCAACGAGGACAACAACAGGAAGCAGCATCACTTATTATCCGGCAGCTTGGACGCCGGTTCGGTGCTGTGGATGAGCAATTGCAAAAGCAAATTCAGGGGTTATCTTTAACGAAATTAGAAGACTTAGCAGAAGCTCTTTTAGATTTTTCGCAAGGATCAGATTTAATTACTTGGTTTGAGCAAAACTCCTAA
- a CDS encoding DUF445 domain-containing protein — translation MTNLWLYITPPVAGAIIGYFTNDIAIKMLFRPYRAYYAFGRKLPFTPGLIPANQERLAKKISDTIMGSLLTPDALQQLARRLLQTERIESAILWLLQLALEQVRSDTEQKTAKIIAGILRDLLGQSFPRILKVLARREDFLENQLNQVFDQVLLELQLTESQAGQLSDWLLQVVIPPDVLRQALVDFLTDRNIQVIDEGFREKASGTYWVVANLFGLRNSLTRLRTFCLDEKEDANARLAELMKSLSLRSRLKEWLQNVSLQNLPVSTVRQLRKTFRDSIRSYIQTRGTDLLQGLSESLDWENIAKLILSRLRSSAVVSTSLQLVSVELALILERYLERDLEKIVAQAIPILNIDEVIIERVKATSAADLELAIQGIVQSELQAIVNLGGILGVIVGLFQSLLLFIQQ, via the coding sequence ATGACAAATCTTTGGCTTTATATTACGCCGCCGGTGGCCGGTGCAATTATTGGCTATTTCACGAATGATATAGCCATTAAAATGTTATTTCGTCCTTATCGTGCTTATTATGCTTTTGGCCGGAAATTACCTTTTACGCCTGGGTTAATTCCTGCCAATCAAGAACGTTTGGCTAAAAAAATATCAGATACGATTATGGGGTCACTTTTGACTCCCGATGCCTTACAACAATTGGCGCGTAGGTTGTTGCAAACCGAACGCATTGAATCGGCAATTTTATGGTTATTGCAATTAGCCCTAGAGCAAGTTAGATCGGATACTGAGCAAAAAACAGCAAAAATTATAGCCGGGATTCTTAGAGATTTGCTGGGTCAATCTTTCCCGCGTATCCTGAAAGTTTTGGCGCGCAGGGAAGATTTTTTAGAAAATCAACTTAATCAAGTTTTTGATCAAGTTTTGCTGGAGTTACAATTAACAGAATCTCAGGCCGGTCAGTTATCAGATTGGTTATTGCAAGTTGTGATTCCGCCGGATGTGTTGCGTCAAGCATTGGTGGATTTTTTGACAGATCGCAATATTCAAGTTATTGATGAAGGGTTTAGGGAAAAAGCCAGCGGAACCTATTGGGTAGTGGCAAATTTGTTTGGGCTGCGGAATAGTTTAACGCGGTTGCGGACATTTTGTTTGGATGAAAAAGAAGATGCAAATGCGCGTTTAGCAGAGTTAATGAAATCTTTGAGTTTGCGTTCGCGGCTGAAAGAATGGCTGCAAAATGTGTCTTTGCAAAACTTGCCGGTTTCGACTGTCCGGCAGTTACGGAAGACTTTTAGAGATAGTATCCGCAGTTATATTCAAACTCGTGGCACAGATTTGTTGCAGGGTTTGAGTGAGTCTTTGGATTGGGAAAATATTGCGAAGCTGATTTTAAGCCGCTTGCGTTCTTCGGCGGTGGTAAGTACGTCTTTGCAGTTGGTGAGTGTGGAGTTGGCGTTAATTTTAGAGCGGTATTTAGAGCGAGATTTGGAGAAAATTGTCGCCCAAGCGATCCCGATTTTAAATATTGATGAGGTGATTATTGAACGGGTAAAAGCGACTTCAGCGGCGGATTTAGAGTTAGCTATTCAAGGAATTGTCCAAAGTGAGTTACAAGCTATTGTGAATTTGGGAGGAATTTTAGGAGTAATTGTGGGTTTATTTCAATCTTTATTGCTATTTATCCAACAGTAA
- the ubiE gene encoding bifunctional demethylmenaquinone methyltransferase/2-methoxy-6-polyprenyl-1,4-benzoquinol methylase UbiE — translation MTEIQLLFDRIAPVYDRLNDWLSLGQHRIWKQMAVSWSGAGAGDTCLDLCCGSGDLAVLLSQKSGPQGRVCGVDFSAEMLQVADKREKPWLYPASPIEWIKADALNLPFPDNFFDAATAGYGLRNVTDIPQCLSELRRVLKPGAKAALLDFHRPANPMMQSFQQWYLNGLVVPAAKNFGLTEEYAYITPSLEKFPTGPEQVRLAEKAGYSHATHYPLAGGMMGVLVVTK, via the coding sequence ATGACTGAAATTCAATTACTTTTTGACCGCATTGCACCAGTTTATGACCGGCTCAACGATTGGCTGAGTCTTGGCCAACATCGGATCTGGAAACAAATGGCCGTTAGCTGGAGTGGGGCCGGTGCAGGAGATACTTGTTTGGATCTGTGTTGTGGGAGTGGTGATTTAGCCGTTTTGCTGTCTCAAAAAAGCGGGCCGCAGGGTCGCGTTTGCGGGGTGGATTTTTCGGCTGAAATGCTCCAAGTTGCCGATAAAAGAGAAAAACCCTGGTTATATCCCGCCTCCCCTATTGAATGGATAAAGGCCGATGCTTTAAATTTACCTTTTCCAGATAATTTTTTTGATGCAGCAACCGCCGGCTATGGGTTGCGAAACGTGACGGATATCCCCCAGTGCTTGAGCGAGTTGCGGCGTGTTCTTAAACCAGGTGCAAAAGCAGCTTTGCTAGACTTTCACCGGCCCGCCAACCCCATGATGCAAAGTTTCCAACAGTGGTATTTGAATGGTTTAGTAGTGCCGGCGGCCAAAAACTTTGGGCTAACAGAAGAGTATGCCTATATTACTCCTAGTTTAGAAAAATTTCCCACCGGCCCCGAACAAGTACGGTTAGCCGAAAAAGCCGGTTACAGCCATGCCACCCATTACCCCCTTGCCGGTGGCATGATGGGAGTATTGGTAGTTACAAAATAA
- a CDS encoding Mo-dependent nitrogenase C-terminal domain-containing protein yields the protein MKVSNYTIPRVVVASWVMLNPADTTSSAAPKANHPQKKPFDIFKPLRRLLDNLEVKDAKFAHWLCTMIPAQCPFERDVKLFGHTLFHIPPMCKLNPLYDEVVGLRFRALCYLADECKEDISCYC from the coding sequence ATGAAAGTATCTAATTATACCATACCGAGAGTCGTAGTTGCAAGTTGGGTAATGCTGAACCCAGCAGACACCACCTCTAGTGCTGCTCCAAAAGCCAATCATCCCCAGAAAAAACCTTTTGATATCTTCAAACCTCTGCGCCGCTTGCTTGACAATCTCGAAGTCAAGGACGCAAAATTTGCTCACTGGCTCTGTACAATGATTCCCGCTCAATGTCCGTTTGAGCGTGATGTTAAATTGTTTGGTCATACCCTGTTTCACATTCCGCCTATGTGCAAGCTCAATCCTCTTTATGATGAAGTGGTGGGACTTCGTTTTCGCGCCCTTTGCTATCTAGCTGACGAATGTAAAGAAGATATCTCCTGCTATTGTTAA
- a CDS encoding protein kinase, with protein MKNFPDFSRYGYHVNRVLETHQKQRRITYLATDLKQKRQIVIKQFKGFQSNRETWDAIKTEIQLHRRLNHPGIAGYQEAFKNPAGLYLVREYKKASPAASPQQYSAEQIKKIAISLLETLVYLQTQTPTLTHGNIKPQNILVGENNDAYLIDLGLNEEAASPESDVFQPPEKLSGNLTKSSDLYSLGMTLICLVAGVKFLDVEKCTRADGRLDLKTLLPSLSERFRNWLEKMIQPNPKDRYFDAATALDALKKIDVSPSFFENIHRQLLSQINFNR; from the coding sequence ATGAAAAATTTTCCAGATTTTTCCCGGTACGGTTATCATGTAAACCGAGTCCTTGAAACTCATCAGAAACAACGCCGCATCACCTACCTAGCTACGGATCTTAAACAAAAGCGGCAAATAGTTATTAAACAGTTTAAAGGTTTCCAAAGCAACCGCGAAACCTGGGATGCGATTAAAACAGAAATTCAACTACACCGGCGCTTAAATCATCCGGGAATAGCAGGGTATCAAGAAGCTTTTAAAAACCCCGCCGGTTTGTATTTGGTACGCGAATATAAAAAGGCTTCACCGGCAGCCTCACCACAGCAATATTCCGCAGAACAAATTAAAAAAATAGCAATTTCTCTGCTGGAAACTCTTGTTTACTTGCAAACCCAAACCCCCACCCTCACACACGGTAATATTAAGCCCCAAAATATTTTAGTTGGGGAAAATAACGATGCTTATTTGATAGATTTAGGGTTGAATGAAGAGGCGGCAAGTCCGGAAAGTGATGTATTTCAACCGCCAGAAAAGTTAAGCGGAAATTTAACAAAATCATCGGATCTTTATAGCTTAGGAATGACGTTGATTTGTTTGGTGGCCGGTGTTAAGTTTCTGGATGTGGAAAAATGTACTCGTGCGGATGGCCGGTTAGATTTGAAAACGTTGTTGCCTTCGTTGAGTGAACGGTTTCGCAATTGGTTAGAAAAGATGATTCAACCAAACCCAAAAGACCGTTATTTTGATGCAGCGACGGCGTTAGATGCCTTGAAAAAAATCGATGTTTCCCCCTCATTTTTTGAGAATATCCACCGGCAACTTTTAAGCCAAATTAATTTTAACCGCTAG